Proteins co-encoded in one Kutzneria chonburiensis genomic window:
- a CDS encoding SagB/ThcOx family dehydrogenase, with amino-acid sequence MRLRVSACGGVFITDGQVVWDDYLEHRQFVLGTDTDEVMRWFLRWRDRDSVPERLRPARDGLLANAVLVAEGSQRDAQEQAVLHAWDRWGPVTRAYHYSTRTTRDTPFLDAGVPVDRLRSVDTFRDAERVPLPSVEQAQWRHRDLLDVLRLRHDSRDFGRGPLPLASLGALLQASAVNSTELYAAVRDVEGLEPGVYHYDCRPHELALVGDAVPDADLVAACGDQSWVAGAALAVFYTSIVRDHDTPRAYRVLQLDAGHMNQTLSLTATALGLRSTFTAAIRDELVEELIGCDPATEFAIGCALVGPA; translated from the coding sequence ATGCGGCTGCGGGTCTCCGCGTGCGGCGGGGTGTTCATCACCGATGGCCAGGTGGTCTGGGACGACTACCTGGAGCACCGGCAGTTCGTGCTCGGCACCGACACCGACGAGGTGATGCGGTGGTTCCTGCGCTGGCGGGACCGCGACTCGGTGCCGGAGCGGCTGCGGCCGGCCCGGGACGGGCTGCTGGCCAACGCCGTCCTGGTCGCCGAGGGCTCCCAGCGTGACGCCCAGGAGCAGGCCGTGCTGCACGCCTGGGATCGGTGGGGTCCGGTCACGCGGGCGTATCACTACTCGACCCGGACCACCCGCGACACCCCCTTCCTGGACGCGGGCGTGCCGGTCGACCGGCTCCGGTCGGTCGACACCTTCCGTGATGCGGAACGGGTTCCGTTGCCCTCGGTCGAGCAAGCCCAGTGGCGGCACCGAGATCTGCTCGACGTGCTCCGGCTTCGCCACGACAGCCGGGATTTCGGCCGCGGGCCGCTGCCGCTGGCCTCGCTCGGCGCGCTGCTCCAGGCCAGCGCGGTCAACTCGACCGAACTGTACGCGGCAGTACGGGACGTCGAGGGGCTCGAGCCCGGCGTCTACCACTACGACTGCCGCCCGCACGAGCTCGCCCTGGTCGGTGACGCCGTGCCCGACGCCGACCTGGTCGCGGCCTGCGGCGACCAGTCGTGGGTCGCCGGCGCCGCCCTGGCCGTCTTCTACACCAGCATCGTCCGTGATCACGACACGCCGCGGGCCTATCGCGTGCTGCAACTGGACGCCGGGCACATGAACCAGACGCTGTCGCTCACCGCGACCGCGCTGGGCCTGCGCAGCACGTTCACCGCCGCGATCCGGGACGAGCTGGTCGAGGAGCTCATCGGCTGCGACCCGGCCACCGAGTTCGCCATCGGCTGCGCACTCGTCGGCCCCGCCTGA
- a CDS encoding LysR family transcriptional regulator yields the protein MTDYSRPALNLERLRKFVAVAEELHFGRAAERLHIAQPVLSRQIRALEDELKAQLFVRDRRRTELTAAGEQLLTDARPLLASANALRLRVGQAARGKNAFTVGFMPGLIVTAAVRALSERHEGLTVNVVRTNWDDQVEVVHDGRVDVSLIRLPVDQSGLTVRPLLTEPRVAVLPADHRLAGKETIAIADLADEHLLQHPDAVPEWRDIATELREGTRMPVGHFAAVEEKLEHVATGRGVTVLPLSTATFYTRPDIVHVPVRDIPPNQVCLAWEAGRRSRLIQEFAALAQEAFA from the coding sequence GTGACGGATTACAGCAGGCCGGCGCTGAATCTGGAGCGCTTGAGAAAATTCGTCGCCGTTGCCGAGGAGCTGCACTTCGGGCGAGCGGCGGAGCGACTGCACATCGCGCAGCCGGTGCTGTCCCGGCAGATCCGGGCGCTGGAGGACGAGCTCAAGGCGCAGCTGTTCGTCCGGGACCGTCGGCGCACCGAATTGACGGCGGCGGGGGAACAGCTGCTGACCGACGCGCGGCCGCTACTGGCCAGTGCGAATGCGTTGAGGCTGCGGGTGGGTCAGGCCGCAAGGGGCAAGAATGCCTTCACGGTGGGTTTCATGCCGGGCCTGATCGTCACGGCCGCCGTGCGGGCGCTGTCCGAGCGGCACGAGGGGCTGACGGTCAACGTGGTCCGTACGAATTGGGACGACCAGGTCGAGGTGGTGCACGACGGCCGCGTGGACGTCTCCCTCATCCGGCTGCCGGTGGACCAGTCGGGCCTGACCGTGCGGCCGTTGCTGACCGAGCCGCGGGTGGCCGTGCTGCCGGCCGATCACCGGCTGGCCGGCAAGGAGACGATCGCCATCGCCGATCTGGCTGACGAGCACCTGCTCCAGCACCCGGACGCGGTGCCGGAGTGGCGTGACATCGCCACCGAGTTGCGGGAAGGCACCCGCATGCCGGTGGGGCACTTCGCCGCGGTGGAGGAGAAGCTGGAGCACGTGGCCACCGGGCGCGGAGTAACGGTGTTGCCGTTATCTACGGCGACGTTCTACACCCGGCCGGACATCGTGCACGTGCCGGTGCGCGACATCCCGCCCAACCAGGTGTGCCTGGCCTGGGAGGCGGGCCGCCGCAGCCGGCTCATCCAGGAGTTCGCGGCGTTGGCCCAGGAGGCGTTCGCGTGA
- a CDS encoding NAD-dependent epimerase/dehydratase family protein, producing the protein MKVFVTGGSGYVGGPAIRALVRHGHEVAALARTDKSVAVVESAGATAVRGGLTDTDVLRGQASHADAVIHLGMADERTAEVDLAAALAMQDGLADRGTYVHTGGTWVFGNTNGIADERHPMAPPALTSWRLDNEKQVLANGGRPVIVMPGLVYGNNGGLIEAFYLAPARESGELIQIGDGHTHWALVHVEDLADLYVRALNAKPRSVFAGVDDQNPTIADVSRSLAHATGAQIKTVDTAEATRRMGPIAEAFALDQQLTAAKARRELGWQPRHTDAVAELAL; encoded by the coding sequence ATGAAGGTCTTCGTCACCGGCGGCTCGGGCTATGTGGGCGGCCCGGCGATCCGGGCGCTGGTGCGGCACGGCCACGAGGTCGCCGCACTGGCCCGTACCGACAAGTCCGTCGCCGTCGTGGAAAGCGCCGGTGCGACCGCCGTCCGTGGCGGGCTGACCGACACGGATGTGTTGCGGGGCCAGGCTTCCCACGCCGACGCGGTGATCCACCTCGGCATGGCCGACGAGCGGACGGCCGAGGTCGACCTCGCCGCCGCGCTGGCCATGCAGGACGGGCTGGCCGACCGCGGCACCTATGTGCACACCGGCGGCACCTGGGTTTTCGGCAACACCAACGGGATCGCCGACGAGCGGCACCCGATGGCCCCGCCGGCGCTCACGTCGTGGCGGCTGGACAACGAGAAGCAGGTGCTGGCCAACGGCGGCCGACCGGTGATCGTCATGCCCGGTCTGGTCTACGGCAACAACGGCGGCCTGATCGAGGCGTTCTACCTCGCCCCGGCCCGTGAGTCCGGCGAGCTGATCCAGATCGGCGACGGCCACACGCACTGGGCCCTTGTGCACGTCGAGGACCTGGCCGACCTGTACGTGCGGGCGCTGAACGCCAAGCCCCGCAGCGTTTTCGCCGGCGTCGACGACCAGAACCCGACCATCGCCGACGTCAGCCGCTCGCTGGCCCACGCAACCGGCGCGCAGATCAAGACCGTCGATACGGCCGAAGCCACCCGGCGGATGGGGCCGATCGCCGAGGCGTTCGCCCTCGACCAGCAGCTGACGGCGGCCAAGGCCCGGCGCGAGCTCGGCTGGCAGCCCCGGCACACCGACGCCGTCGCCGAGCTGGCCCTGTAG
- a CDS encoding neutral zinc metallopeptidase, whose amino-acid sequence MIRKAVVVLAALAVLTTGCARVVAGTGAVERPDPNQVAGLAVTSGDSGPRPGVADAGLPVANTDGSAVDRLAANAVADVQSFWQQELPADFGKEFKPVKGLLSYRSDGPALKVCNSSTAGLVNAFYCQRDDTVSWDRAELLPRLNDSFGPMSVVAVLAHELGHAVQFRLGNVNQATPTIVKEQQADCYAGTFFRAVAENKAPHFQLSTGPGLNSIMATLFFIRDTAGSSAAADGAHGNAFDRVTAFQLGFSDGAKRCAQIDVREVQGRITEQQFDPKDQDQGLGKGNLRVSDPSALRDLQTTLKAAFPDAKAQLVTGAPSCSDAKATSPAAYCPTTDQITLDLPNLTRIGTSPRQGAKGGIGDFAAFAEIASRFALAVEHATGHPVDGPATGQLTACLTGMWAGTITPGHQGALQLSPGDLDEAVAEMLMGSSLIAADVNGAAVPSGFARVQAFRDGFTSTGPAICTSKY is encoded by the coding sequence ATGATCCGCAAGGCCGTCGTCGTGCTGGCCGCGCTCGCCGTGCTGACGACCGGGTGCGCCCGGGTCGTGGCCGGCACCGGCGCGGTCGAACGCCCCGACCCGAACCAGGTCGCCGGATTGGCCGTGACCAGCGGCGACAGCGGCCCGCGGCCCGGCGTGGCCGATGCCGGGCTGCCGGTGGCCAACACCGACGGCAGCGCGGTGGACCGGCTGGCCGCGAACGCCGTCGCCGACGTGCAGTCGTTCTGGCAGCAGGAGTTGCCGGCCGACTTCGGCAAGGAGTTCAAGCCGGTCAAGGGTTTGCTCTCGTACCGGTCGGACGGGCCGGCGCTGAAGGTGTGCAACTCCAGCACCGCCGGGCTGGTCAACGCCTTCTACTGCCAGAGGGACGACACCGTGTCCTGGGACCGCGCCGAGCTGCTGCCACGGCTCAACGACTCCTTCGGCCCGATGTCCGTGGTCGCGGTGCTGGCCCACGAGCTCGGCCACGCCGTGCAGTTCCGGCTCGGCAACGTCAACCAGGCCACGCCGACGATCGTCAAGGAGCAGCAGGCCGACTGCTACGCCGGCACGTTCTTCCGCGCGGTGGCGGAGAACAAGGCGCCGCACTTCCAGCTCTCCACCGGCCCCGGCCTGAACTCGATCATGGCCACGCTGTTCTTCATCCGCGACACCGCCGGCTCCAGTGCCGCCGCGGATGGCGCGCACGGCAACGCTTTCGACCGGGTGACCGCGTTCCAGCTCGGCTTCTCCGACGGCGCCAAGCGCTGCGCGCAGATCGACGTACGCGAGGTGCAGGGCCGGATCACCGAGCAGCAGTTCGACCCCAAGGACCAGGATCAGGGCCTGGGCAAGGGAAATCTCCGGGTCAGCGACCCCAGTGCACTGCGCGACCTGCAGACCACGCTCAAGGCCGCCTTCCCGGACGCCAAGGCGCAGCTGGTGACCGGCGCACCGTCCTGTTCGGACGCCAAGGCGACCTCGCCGGCCGCCTACTGCCCCACCACCGACCAGATCACGCTCGACCTGCCCAACCTGACGCGGATCGGCACGTCGCCGCGGCAGGGCGCCAAAGGAGGCATCGGTGACTTCGCCGCTTTCGCCGAGATCGCGTCGCGGTTCGCACTCGCCGTCGAACACGCGACCGGGCACCCCGTCGACGGTCCGGCGACCGGCCAGCTCACGGCGTGCCTGACCGGCATGTGGGCCGGCACGATCACGCCCGGCCACCAGGGGGCGCTGCAACTGTCACCCGGTGACCTGGACGAGGCCGTGGCCGAGATGCTCATGGGATCCAGCCTGATCGCCGCCGACGTGAACGGCGCGGCCGTGCCGTCCGGCTTCGCCCGGGTGCAGGCCTTCCGGGACGGGTTCACCTCGACCGGGCCGGCCATCTGCACCAGCAAGTACTGA
- a CDS encoding SigE family RNA polymerase sigma factor, whose translation MAYSVPVDDDFSEYFAARAHALRATAYLLCGDWHRAEDITQVAMTKLYLAWPRLRAVGLDAYARKVVVRTFLAENRRLWRKREHLTHEPPELPVGAGDTEDRLMVQAALAAVPPRQRAVLVLRYWNDLSVEETAEALGCSTGTVKSQAARGVAALRRRLGPHFDVLSPDGR comes from the coding sequence ATGGCATACTCGGTTCCGGTGGACGACGACTTCAGCGAGTACTTCGCCGCGCGGGCGCATGCCCTGCGGGCGACCGCGTACCTGCTGTGCGGCGACTGGCACCGGGCCGAGGACATCACGCAGGTGGCGATGACCAAGCTCTATCTGGCGTGGCCCCGGCTGCGGGCCGTCGGGCTCGACGCCTACGCGCGCAAGGTGGTGGTGCGGACGTTCCTCGCCGAGAACCGTCGGCTGTGGCGCAAGCGCGAGCACCTGACCCATGAGCCGCCCGAGCTGCCCGTCGGTGCCGGCGACACCGAGGACCGCCTCATGGTGCAGGCCGCCCTCGCGGCAGTGCCGCCGCGCCAGCGCGCTGTGCTCGTGCTGCGTTACTGGAACGACCTGTCGGTCGAGGAGACCGCCGAGGCCCTCGGCTGTTCGACCGGCACCGTGAAGAGCCAGGCCGCCCGGGGCGTCGCCGCGCTGCGTCGGCGGCTCGGCCCCCATTTCGACGTGCTGTCACCGGACGGGAGGTGA
- a CDS encoding pyridoxal phosphate-dependent decarboxylase family protein, with protein sequence MFAKLAEDLADLPELLTQTRDYATRILAGLDNRPAAVMAGSDDLPVSVVGAEPGAVGLPESGAGLRAAMEAFADRWEPGFASSAGPRYLGFVTGGSTPAALAGDWLTSTLDQNAHGSVGSSAVALEREAVAWLGSLFGLDLPGAFVTGATMSNLVGLAIGREWLGTLRGVSVTDEGLAEPVRVLSGTPHSSIGKSLSILGIGRKRLISVPTLPDREAVDVGALERELAEGPAIVVANAGTVNTVDFDDIRAIADLKARYQFWLHVDAAFGGFAAVSPTYAGLLDGWERADSVCVDLHKWLNVPYDSAVQFTRRQDLQVRVFENQSPYLGTPGAVPDPMHLTPETSRRLRALPAWFALFAYGRKGYREIVERNIACAQEMGTRLAASEDWRLLAPVRLNVVCFAPVGRGIPEVLDALSRSGEAFLTPTVYKGVPAIRAAFSNWRTTSADVDRVCRALGV encoded by the coding sequence ATGTTCGCGAAACTGGCCGAGGACCTGGCCGACCTGCCCGAGCTGCTGACGCAGACCCGCGACTACGCGACCCGCATCCTCGCCGGCCTCGACAACCGCCCGGCCGCGGTCATGGCCGGCTCGGACGACCTCCCGGTCTCGGTCGTGGGTGCGGAACCGGGAGCGGTGGGGCTGCCGGAGTCGGGGGCGGGGCTGCGGGCGGCGATGGAGGCGTTCGCCGACCGGTGGGAGCCGGGGTTCGCGAGCAGTGCGGGCCCACGCTACCTGGGCTTCGTGACCGGGGGCTCGACGCCGGCGGCGCTGGCCGGGGACTGGCTGACGTCGACCCTCGACCAGAATGCGCACGGGTCGGTCGGGTCGTCGGCGGTGGCGCTGGAGCGCGAAGCGGTGGCGTGGCTGGGATCGCTGTTCGGACTGGATCTGCCGGGTGCGTTCGTGACCGGGGCGACGATGTCGAACCTGGTCGGGCTGGCCATCGGCCGCGAATGGCTGGGCACGCTGCGCGGGGTCTCGGTGACCGATGAGGGGCTGGCCGAACCGGTGCGGGTGCTGTCCGGCACGCCGCATTCGAGCATCGGGAAGTCGTTGTCGATACTGGGAATCGGGCGCAAGCGACTGATCTCCGTGCCTACACTGCCGGATCGCGAAGCGGTCGATGTCGGCGCACTGGAACGGGAACTGGCCGAAGGGCCGGCGATCGTGGTGGCCAATGCCGGCACGGTCAACACGGTGGACTTCGACGACATCCGGGCCATCGCGGACCTGAAGGCCCGCTATCAGTTCTGGCTGCACGTGGATGCCGCGTTCGGTGGCTTCGCGGCGGTGTCACCGACGTATGCGGGGCTGCTGGACGGCTGGGAGAGGGCCGATTCCGTGTGTGTCGACCTGCACAAATGGTTGAACGTGCCGTACGACTCGGCGGTGCAGTTCACCCGCCGGCAGGATCTCCAGGTGCGGGTGTTCGAGAACCAGTCGCCCTATCTCGGCACGCCCGGGGCCGTGCCCGACCCGATGCACCTCACGCCGGAGACGTCCCGCCGTCTGCGGGCACTGCCGGCGTGGTTCGCGCTCTTCGCGTACGGCCGCAAGGGTTATCGGGAGATCGTCGAGCGCAACATCGCCTGTGCTCAGGAGATGGGCACTCGACTCGCCGCCAGCGAGGATTGGCGGCTGCTGGCCCCGGTACGGCTCAACGTGGTCTGCTTCGCGCCCGTGGGTCGTGGGATCCCTGAGGTACTGGATGCCTTGTCCCGCAGCGGCGAGGCGTTCCTGACGCCGACCGTCTACAAGGGAGTCCCGGCCATTCGCGCCGCCTTCAGCAACTGGCGCACCACCTCGGCCGACGTCGACCGGGTGTGCCGGGCCTTGGGGGTGTGA
- a CDS encoding glycoside hydrolase family 71/99-like protein, with product MGRITVGYQGWYACIGDGAPINTWWHWSQNGGQAPSPSNNNTIKAWPDMREFTRGYQTGYGNLNNGNPATLFSSYDQQTVDMHFGWMSAYGCDTAALQRFNPNGSEGPTRDAITAKVRSAAETHGVKFYIMYDASGWTSMQSEMKADWTNKMRAYTSSSAYARQNGKPVVGIWGFGFSDGNHPWDAGTCLDVINWFKGQGCYVVGGVPREWRVGGAGTRTGFLDTYHAFNMISPWMVGAISDAAGSDNVYNTINVGDQADCTSHGIDYQPCVLPGDVSARQRRHGDFMWRQFYNMVRVGAQGIYISMFDEFTEGNQIAKTAPDSSWVPAGSGLLGLDEDGTWCSSDYYLRLTADGGRMLKKQIALTPARPTSPS from the coding sequence GTGGGCAGGATAACCGTGGGCTACCAGGGTTGGTACGCCTGCATCGGCGACGGTGCCCCGATCAACACGTGGTGGCACTGGAGCCAGAACGGCGGCCAGGCCCCGTCGCCTTCGAACAACAACACCATCAAGGCGTGGCCGGACATGCGGGAGTTCACTAGGGGCTACCAGACCGGGTACGGCAACCTCAACAACGGCAATCCAGCCACCCTGTTCTCTTCGTACGACCAGCAAACCGTGGACATGCACTTCGGGTGGATGAGCGCCTACGGGTGCGACACCGCGGCCCTGCAACGCTTCAACCCCAACGGCAGCGAGGGTCCGACCCGCGACGCCATCACCGCCAAGGTGCGGTCGGCGGCCGAGACCCATGGCGTGAAGTTCTACATCATGTACGACGCCAGCGGTTGGACGAGCATGCAGTCGGAGATGAAAGCCGACTGGACCAACAAGATGCGCGCCTACACCTCATCGTCGGCGTATGCGCGCCAGAACGGCAAGCCGGTCGTCGGCATCTGGGGCTTCGGCTTCAGCGACGGGAATCACCCGTGGGACGCCGGCACCTGCCTCGACGTGATCAACTGGTTCAAGGGGCAGGGCTGTTACGTCGTGGGCGGCGTGCCACGGGAATGGCGCGTCGGCGGCGCCGGCACCCGCACCGGTTTCCTCGACACCTACCACGCTTTCAACATGATCTCCCCGTGGATGGTCGGCGCCATCAGCGATGCCGCCGGTTCCGACAACGTCTACAACACCATCAACGTCGGTGATCAGGCCGATTGCACCAGCCACGGCATCGACTACCAGCCGTGCGTCCTCCCCGGCGACGTGTCGGCCCGTCAGCGCCGGCACGGCGATTTCATGTGGCGGCAGTTCTACAACATGGTTCGTGTTGGCGCGCAGGGCATCTACATATCGATGTTCGACGAGTTCACCGAGGGCAACCAGATCGCCAAGACCGCCCCGGATTCGTCGTGGGTGCCGGCCGGCTCCGGCCTGCTGGGCCTGGACGAGGACGGCACCTGGTGCTCGTCGGACTACTACCTGCGCCTCACCGCCGACGGCGGCCGCATGCTCAAGAAGCAGATCGCCCTGACCCCCGCCCGACCGACCAGCCCGAGCTGA
- the xylB gene encoding xylulokinase, producing MTLVAGIDSSTQSCKVVVRDADTGALVRSGRAVHPVGTEVDPAAWQQALDTAIADAGGLDDVAALAVGAQQHGMVCLDESGDVVRPALLWNDTRSAAAAADLVSELGGPEAWVDAVGSVPVASFTITKLRWLAEHEPANAARTTAVCLPHDWLTQRLTGGDRHTDRSDASGTGYWSPSSGSYREDLLAQAFGRTLELPRVLEPSAAAGHTASGALVAAGAGDNAAAALGVQAEPGDVVVSIGTSGTAFASSVKPAGSLVVNGFADAQGRFLPLVCTLNAARVLDATARMLRIGVDELSSLALSAPPGAGGLVLVPYLEGERTPNRPDASGTLHGLRLDTATPAHLARAAVEGLLCSLADAVDALVELGIPASRVVIVGGGARSEAVRRIAPTVFGCPVVVPEPSEFVADGAARQAAWALSGAIDPPQWSALTSRCYEALPVPSVRERYTYARELVLDRP from the coding sequence ATGACGCTCGTCGCCGGGATCGACTCGTCCACCCAGTCCTGCAAGGTGGTCGTGCGGGACGCCGACACCGGGGCCCTGGTCCGCTCGGGCCGGGCCGTCCATCCGGTCGGCACGGAGGTCGATCCGGCGGCGTGGCAGCAGGCGCTGGACACGGCCATCGCGGACGCCGGCGGGCTTGACGACGTCGCCGCGCTCGCCGTCGGCGCCCAACAGCACGGCATGGTGTGCCTGGACGAGTCCGGCGACGTCGTCCGGCCGGCATTGCTGTGGAACGACACCAGGTCGGCAGCCGCCGCGGCCGACCTGGTGTCGGAGCTCGGCGGGCCGGAGGCGTGGGTCGACGCCGTCGGCAGCGTGCCGGTGGCGTCGTTCACCATCACCAAGCTGCGCTGGCTGGCCGAGCACGAGCCGGCCAACGCCGCCCGTACCACCGCGGTGTGTCTGCCGCACGACTGGTTGACGCAGCGGCTGACCGGCGGCGATCGGCACACGGATCGCAGTGATGCCAGCGGAACCGGCTACTGGTCGCCGTCTTCCGGTTCGTACCGCGAGGATCTGCTCGCCCAGGCCTTCGGCCGCACCCTCGAGCTACCGCGCGTGCTCGAGCCCTCGGCCGCCGCCGGCCACACGGCTTCCGGTGCCCTGGTGGCCGCCGGCGCCGGCGACAATGCGGCGGCAGCCCTTGGCGTGCAGGCGGAACCGGGCGATGTCGTGGTGTCCATCGGCACCTCCGGCACGGCCTTCGCGTCCAGCGTCAAGCCGGCCGGCAGTCTGGTCGTGAACGGCTTTGCCGACGCGCAAGGCCGTTTCCTGCCGTTGGTGTGCACGTTGAACGCCGCCCGGGTGCTCGACGCCACGGCCCGAATGCTGCGTATCGGCGTGGACGAGCTGTCGTCGTTGGCCCTGTCGGCCCCGCCCGGTGCCGGCGGTCTCGTGCTGGTGCCGTACCTGGAGGGCGAGCGCACCCCCAACCGGCCCGATGCCTCCGGAACGTTGCACGGGCTTCGGCTGGACACCGCCACGCCCGCACACCTGGCCCGGGCTGCCGTCGAGGGCCTGCTGTGCAGTCTCGCCGACGCCGTGGATGCCTTGGTGGAGCTGGGCATTCCGGCGTCCCGCGTGGTGATCGTCGGCGGCGGCGCCAGATCCGAGGCGGTCCGTCGGATCGCGCCCACGGTTTTCGGTTGCCCCGTCGTGGTTCCCGAGCCGAGCGAATTCGTCGCCGACGGCGCCGCCAGACAGGCCGCTTGGGCGTTGAGCGGGGCGATCGACCCTCCACAGTGGAGCGCGCTCACTTCCCGCTGCTACGAGGCGCTTCCGGTGCCTTCCGTGCGTGAGCGCTACACGTATGCCCGCGAACTGGTGCTCGACCGTCCATAA